In Lysobacter lycopersici, a genomic segment contains:
- a CDS encoding DUF58 domain-containing protein, giving the protein MEYAESREYAQGDDARHIDWRLTARSGKPHTKLFQAERERLTLLVADTAPSLYFGTRTRFKSVQAARAGAVAAWIAVRDGDRIAALRGSTREAPVPPAAGPRGALRVLDALVRWYAKPPDDDAGLAVALDHARRLLRPGSRLVVLADPASVAAIPAQRWPALTAHNEVILLLLVDALERQPPQAALPFATGDGGKHARIELDLATAAQRQRWHGTFMAPVEAALQQLPARGVRVQLLAGDAPSDSWLSLLGGARAA; this is encoded by the coding sequence ATGGAATACGCCGAATCGCGCGAATACGCACAGGGCGACGACGCGCGCCACATCGACTGGCGCCTGACCGCGCGCAGCGGCAAGCCGCACACGAAATTATTCCAGGCCGAACGCGAACGGCTGACCCTGCTCGTCGCCGATACCGCGCCCTCGCTGTACTTCGGCACGCGCACGCGCTTCAAGTCGGTGCAGGCCGCGCGCGCCGGTGCGGTCGCGGCGTGGATCGCGGTGCGCGACGGCGACCGCATCGCCGCGTTGCGCGGTTCGACCAGGGAAGCGCCGGTTCCTCCTGCCGCGGGTCCGCGCGGTGCGTTGCGCGTACTCGACGCGCTGGTGCGCTGGTACGCGAAGCCGCCGGACGACGATGCCGGCCTCGCGGTCGCGCTCGACCATGCGCGCCGATTGCTGCGTCCGGGTTCGCGCTTGGTCGTGCTTGCCGATCCGGCGAGCGTGGCCGCGATCCCAGCGCAACGCTGGCCTGCGCTGACCGCGCACAACGAAGTGATCCTGTTGTTGCTGGTCGATGCGCTGGAACGCCAGCCGCCGCAGGCCGCGCTGCCGTTCGCGACCGGCGACGGCGGCAAACATGCGCGGATCGAACTCGACCTCGCGACTGCGGCGCAACGCCAGCGCTGGCACGGGACCTTCATGGCGCCGGTGGAAGCCGCCTTGCAGCAATTGCCGGCGCGCGGGGTGCGCGTGCAGTTGCTCGCCGGCGATGCGCCCAGCGATTCATGGCTCTCGCTGCTGGGCGGGGCGCGCGCGGCATGA
- a CDS encoding PilN domain-containing protein codes for MARINLLPWRVERRKQRQKEFTAMLGVAALGAVLLSFLLVNYYNRQIDGENARIAYVKDQISQVDKQIKEIEELDQKKAKLLARKEVIEQLQANRSQMVHLFDSLVRTIPDGVVLTSLKQDGDKLTLEGRSQSNARVSTYMRNLEGAGWMTKPELSIIEAKGGDDPGLPYVYRLTVTLANPNAPKDSDGDGVPDQPEAAAEAQPAAPAATTPASTMPAAPAPAAPATNAAPATGGAAS; via the coding sequence ATGGCACGGATCAACCTCCTCCCATGGCGCGTCGAGCGCCGCAAGCAGCGGCAGAAGGAATTCACGGCCATGCTCGGCGTCGCGGCGCTGGGCGCGGTGCTGCTGTCGTTCCTGCTCGTCAACTACTACAACCGCCAGATCGACGGCGAAAACGCGCGCATTGCCTACGTCAAGGACCAGATCTCCCAGGTCGACAAGCAGATCAAGGAGATCGAGGAGCTGGACCAGAAGAAGGCCAAGCTGCTGGCGCGCAAGGAAGTGATCGAGCAGTTGCAGGCGAACCGTTCGCAGATGGTGCACCTCTTCGATTCGCTGGTACGGACCATTCCCGACGGGGTGGTCCTGACTTCGCTCAAGCAAGATGGCGACAAACTCACGCTCGAAGGCCGGTCGCAATCGAACGCGCGCGTTTCCACCTACATGCGCAACCTCGAGGGCGCGGGCTGGATGACCAAGCCGGAACTGTCGATCATCGAGGCGAAGGGCGGCGACGACCCAGGCTTGCCGTATGTCTACAGGCTGACGGTGACGCTGGCCAATCCGAACGCGCCCAAGGATAGCGACGGCGACGGCGTGCCCGACCAGCCCGAAGCGGCGGCGGAAGCCCAGCCTGCCGCTCCCGCCGCGACCACGCCGGCGAGCACGATGCCTGCGGCCCCGGCACCCGCGGCCCCGGCCACGAATGCCGCCCCCGCAACGGGAGGAGCCGCATCGTGA
- a CDS encoding pilus assembly protein PilP: MSKILMRIPVLMLAALALAGCTRGIDSTPGNAPNLEKWVADVKARPAPALDPLPVMQQFETFEYAAQNLRDPFSNAFTDESGGSGPRPDPNRPRQALEQFPLDSLDMVGTIGTGPGMIGLVMAPDKVTYRVRPGAYMGQNDGRITAIHEDRIELVELVPDGAGGWLERPATLALEDQ; encoded by the coding sequence ATGAGCAAGATCCTCATGCGCATCCCCGTCCTGATGCTGGCTGCGTTGGCGCTCGCGGGGTGCACGCGTGGCATCGACAGCACGCCGGGCAACGCGCCGAACCTCGAAAAGTGGGTTGCAGACGTGAAGGCGCGGCCGGCGCCGGCGCTCGATCCGCTGCCGGTCATGCAGCAGTTCGAAACCTTCGAATATGCCGCGCAGAACCTGCGCGATCCCTTCAGCAACGCCTTTACCGACGAGAGCGGCGGCAGCGGCCCACGACCCGATCCGAACCGGCCGAGGCAGGCGCTGGAGCAGTTTCCGCTCGACAGCCTCGACATGGTCGGGACCATCGGTACCGGCCCCGGCATGATCGGGCTGGTCATGGCGCCGGACAAGGTCACCTACCGCGTGAGGCCTGGTGCCTACATGGGCCAGAACGATGGCCGCATCACCGCAATCCACGAAGACCGCATCGAACTCGTCGAACTAGTGCCGGACGGGGCGGGGGGCTGGCTTGAACGCCCCGCCACGCTTGCGCTCGAAGATCAATGA
- a CDS encoding type IV pilus secretin PilQ yields MTVTNVQRLRPAARPLPLRASLAGIAIGLCAALGTTASAAPATGNQTTNAVAVDPAKSLPSTVSISSIDFKRGDGGAGRLILHFSGDGAAPDLRTQGSSVLVDIGNAQLPATLQKPLDVTDFATPVQRIDAAQTGHGAQLQLSTSGQFESLAYQTGRDYIVEIVPRAATPNANRAVGAVSGTVASGAQASAYGAPHYSGRPVTFNFQDVPVRTVLQLIAEESNLNVVAADTVQGNVTLRLVNVPWDQALDLVLQAKGLDKRQSGNVVWVAPQSEIAKYEQDKAEARVKLENSAEMITEYIPINYGNSEDIAKLLTDDAKNGKGGGGSGESQRGFLSPRGSISFDRRTNTLLVIDIPQRVAAIRDLVNKLDKPVDQVVIEARIVIANESFARELGAKFGVSGSNNNAYFSGNLDANSATRTSQYTTNQANQAALNTYQAALDAYNNCTGGDCGSAPIPPVLQSPTITRGLMSSLPSALAGSGSLALSILNAGYLLDMELSAMQTEGRGEIISNPRIVTSNQKEALIKQGDQIGYITVTAGNNANVPQVQFKDVVLQLKVTPTITNDGRIFLNMDLQKDDLSGYVNTGVGQVPQIATREVTTAVLVDDGQTVVVGGVYEFKDQNSLSKIPFLGDIPILGNLFKNRNHTKSKAELLVFVTPKVIRVAQRPN; encoded by the coding sequence ATGACCGTTACCAACGTCCAACGCCTGCGGCCTGCCGCGCGTCCCCTGCCACTGAGGGCAAGTCTCGCCGGCATCGCGATCGGCTTGTGCGCCGCGCTCGGCACGACCGCCTCGGCCGCGCCCGCTACCGGCAACCAGACGACGAACGCCGTCGCGGTCGACCCGGCCAAGAGCCTGCCGTCGACGGTGTCGATCTCCAGCATCGACTTCAAGCGTGGCGATGGCGGCGCGGGCCGCCTCATCCTGCACTTCAGTGGTGACGGCGCCGCCCCCGACCTGCGCACGCAAGGCAGTTCGGTGCTGGTCGACATCGGCAACGCGCAGTTGCCGGCGACGCTGCAGAAACCGCTCGACGTCACCGATTTCGCCACCCCGGTCCAGCGCATCGATGCCGCCCAGACCGGCCATGGCGCGCAACTGCAATTGAGCACGAGCGGGCAGTTCGAATCGCTCGCCTACCAGACCGGCCGCGACTACATCGTCGAAATCGTGCCTCGAGCCGCCACCCCGAACGCGAACCGCGCCGTCGGCGCCGTGTCCGGCACGGTGGCTTCGGGCGCGCAGGCATCGGCCTATGGCGCCCCTCACTACAGCGGCCGCCCGGTGACGTTCAACTTCCAGGACGTGCCGGTGCGCACCGTGCTGCAGCTGATCGCCGAGGAATCGAACCTCAACGTGGTCGCTGCCGATACCGTCCAGGGCAATGTCACGCTGCGCCTGGTCAACGTGCCCTGGGACCAGGCGCTCGACCTCGTGCTGCAGGCCAAGGGCCTCGACAAGCGCCAGAGCGGCAACGTCGTCTGGGTCGCGCCGCAGTCCGAGATCGCCAAGTACGAGCAGGACAAAGCCGAAGCGCGGGTCAAGCTGGAAAACAGCGCCGAGATGATCACGGAGTACATCCCGATCAACTACGGCAACTCCGAGGACATCGCCAAGCTGCTGACCGACGACGCCAAGAACGGCAAGGGCGGCGGCGGATCGGGCGAATCCCAGCGCGGTTTCCTCTCGCCGCGCGGCAGCATCAGCTTCGACCGCCGCACCAACACCCTGCTGGTGATCGACATCCCGCAGCGCGTGGCCGCGATCCGCGACCTGGTGAACAAGCTCGACAAGCCGGTCGACCAGGTGGTGATCGAGGCGCGCATCGTGATCGCGAACGAAAGCTTCGCGCGCGAACTCGGCGCCAAGTTCGGCGTCAGTGGCAGCAACAACAATGCCTATTTCAGCGGCAATCTCGATGCGAACAGTGCCACCCGCACATCGCAATACACGACGAACCAGGCCAACCAGGCCGCGCTGAATACCTACCAGGCCGCGCTGGATGCCTACAACAACTGCACCGGCGGCGATTGCGGTTCGGCACCGATCCCGCCGGTCCTCCAGTCCCCGACCATCACCCGCGGGCTCATGAGCAGCCTGCCGTCGGCGCTGGCTGGCAGCGGATCATTGGCGCTCTCCATCCTCAATGCGGGTTACCTCCTGGATATGGAGCTGTCCGCAATGCAGACCGAAGGCCGCGGCGAGATCATCTCCAACCCGCGCATCGTGACCAGCAACCAGAAGGAAGCGCTGATCAAGCAGGGCGACCAGATCGGCTACATCACCGTCACTGCGGGCAACAACGCCAACGTTCCGCAGGTGCAGTTCAAGGACGTGGTGCTGCAGCTCAAGGTCACCCCGACCATCACCAACGATGGCCGCATCTTCCTCAACATGGACCTGCAGAAGGACGACCTGTCTGGTTACGTGAACACCGGCGTCGGCCAGGTACCGCAGATCGCCACGCGCGAGGTGACGACCGCGGTGCTGGTGGACGACGGGCAGACCGTGGTCGTGGGCGGCGTGTACGAGTTCAAGGACCAGAATTCGTTGTCGAAGATCCCGTTCCTCGGCGATATCCCGATCCTCGGCAACCTGTTCAAGAACCGCAACCACACCAAGAGCAAGGCCGAGTTGCTGGTGTTCGTGACGCCGAAGGTGATCCGCGTCGCGCAGCGCCCGAACTGA
- the pilO gene encoding type IV pilus inner membrane component PilO, translating to MVKKKMSIRDLDFNNTGAWPREFKIGFCVLLALVIIGFVWWFWVTGKRDELANLDAQEASLRAEFETKQGRAANLEPLKQQLAQMEQQLQQMLRQLPSKTEMPDLIVDISQTALATGLQNKLFQPGTETPKEFYAEKPIQLRLVGTYHQFGAFVSGVASLPRVVILTMHDIALKPANGSTSIKPNSALELAGTVKTYRYLDEDETKAQEAQAAKSKPKPKGGK from the coding sequence ATCGTGAAGAAGAAAATGTCGATCCGCGACCTCGACTTCAACAACACCGGCGCATGGCCGCGCGAGTTCAAGATCGGGTTCTGCGTGTTGCTCGCCCTGGTCATCATCGGCTTCGTCTGGTGGTTCTGGGTCACCGGCAAGCGCGACGAACTGGCCAACCTGGATGCCCAGGAAGCCAGTCTGCGCGCCGAGTTCGAGACCAAGCAGGGCCGCGCCGCGAACCTGGAGCCGCTCAAGCAGCAACTCGCGCAGATGGAGCAGCAACTGCAGCAGATGCTGCGCCAGCTGCCGAGCAAGACCGAAATGCCGGACCTGATCGTCGACATCTCGCAGACCGCGCTGGCGACCGGCTTGCAGAACAAGCTGTTCCAGCCGGGAACGGAGACGCCGAAGGAGTTCTACGCGGAGAAGCCGATCCAGTTGCGCCTCGTCGGCACTTACCATCAGTTCGGCGCGTTCGTGAGCGGCGTGGCCTCGTTGCCGCGCGTGGTGATCCTGACCATGCACGATATCGCCCTGAAGCCGGCGAACGGATCCACTTCGATCAAGCCCAATTCCGCGCTGGAACTCGCGGGCACGGTGAAGACCTACCGCTACCTCGACGAAGACGAAACCAAGGCGCAGGAAGCGCAAGCCGCGAAGTCAAAGCCCAAGCCGAAGGGGGGCAAGTGA
- a CDS encoding pilus assembly protein PilM: MGLITKSQPALVGVDISSTAVKLLQLSRNGDRYRVEHYAVEPLPPNAVVEKNIVEVEAVGDAIRRAVARSGSKAKFAAAAVAGSAVITKVIPMPAELDDDELESQVELEAVNYIPYPIEEVNLDYEVLGPMPGNAEMAQILLAASRSENVETRASALELGGLSARVMDVEAFAIENAFALVADTLRVPRDGIVALVDIGATMTTLNILRNGRSLYNREQVFGGKQLTDEVMRRYGLSYEEAGLAKRQGGLPESYEIEVLEPFKEALVQQVSRLLQFFYAGSEFNRVDQVVLAGGCASIPGIADMVEEQLGVPTVVANPLAQMSLGPRVQAHALAQDAPALMIACGLALRSFD; this comes from the coding sequence GTGGGACTGATCACGAAAAGCCAACCGGCGTTGGTCGGCGTCGACATCAGCTCGACGGCGGTCAAGCTCCTCCAGCTGTCCCGTAACGGGGATCGCTACCGGGTCGAGCATTACGCCGTGGAGCCGCTGCCGCCGAATGCAGTGGTCGAAAAGAACATCGTCGAAGTCGAGGCGGTCGGCGATGCCATTCGCCGCGCCGTGGCCCGTTCCGGCAGCAAGGCCAAGTTCGCGGCCGCCGCCGTGGCCGGTTCCGCGGTGATCACCAAGGTGATCCCGATGCCGGCCGAGCTGGACGACGACGAACTCGAATCCCAGGTCGAGCTCGAGGCGGTGAATTACATCCCGTACCCGATCGAGGAAGTGAACCTCGATTACGAGGTGCTCGGCCCGATGCCCGGCAACGCCGAGATGGCGCAGATCCTGCTGGCCGCGTCGCGCTCGGAGAACGTCGAAACCCGCGCTTCCGCGCTGGAGCTCGGTGGCTTGAGCGCGCGGGTCATGGACGTCGAGGCGTTCGCGATCGAGAACGCCTTCGCCCTCGTCGCCGATACCCTGCGCGTGCCGCGCGACGGCATCGTCGCGCTGGTCGATATCGGCGCGACGATGACGACGCTGAACATCCTCCGCAACGGGCGCAGCCTGTACAACCGCGAGCAGGTGTTCGGCGGCAAGCAGCTCACCGACGAGGTCATGCGCCGCTACGGCTTGAGCTACGAAGAGGCGGGCCTGGCCAAGCGCCAGGGCGGCCTCCCGGAAAGCTACGAAATCGAGGTGCTGGAGCCGTTCAAGGAAGCGCTGGTCCAGCAGGTCAGCCGCCTGCTGCAGTTCTTCTACGCCGGTAGCGAGTTCAACCGCGTCGACCAGGTGGTGCTGGCCGGCGGTTGCGCGTCGATCCCGGGCATCGCCGACATGGTCGAGGAACAGCTCGGCGTGCCGACCGTCGTCGCCAATCCGCTGGCGCAGATGTCGCTGGGGCCGCGGGTCCAGGCGCACGCGCTGGCCCAGGACGCCCCGGCCCTGATGATCGCCTGCGGGCTCGCGTTGAGGAGCTTCGACTGA
- a CDS encoding AAA family ATPase, with translation MDSSSPETSRLHDAFRALRDGLSAEIVGQSALVERLLIALLADGHLLVEGAPGLAKTSAIRALAARLEADFSRVQFTPDLLPADLTGTEVWRPQEGRFEFQPGPIFHPVLLADEINRAPAKVQSALLEAMGERQVTVGRHTYPLPPLFLVMATQNPIEQEGTFPLPEAQLDRFLMYVRIGYPEAETETEILRLARERAREAMRTTHPTPARMPLADVFAARQAVLDLHVAPALERYLVELVLASRTPARYDKQLAERIAWGASPRGSIALERCARARAWLAGRDYVTPDDVRAIAPDVLRHRVLPSYEATAEGWDGEKLVAELLRQVPLP, from the coding sequence ATGGACAGTTCCAGCCCCGAAACCTCCCGCCTGCACGACGCTTTCCGCGCCTTGCGCGATGGATTGTCCGCCGAGATCGTCGGCCAGTCCGCGCTGGTCGAACGCCTGCTGATCGCGCTGCTGGCCGATGGCCACTTGCTGGTCGAAGGCGCGCCTGGCCTTGCCAAGACCAGCGCGATCCGCGCGCTGGCGGCGCGACTGGAGGCGGATTTCTCCCGCGTGCAGTTCACCCCCGACCTGTTGCCAGCCGACCTGACCGGCACCGAGGTCTGGCGGCCGCAGGAAGGCCGCTTCGAATTCCAGCCGGGTCCGATCTTCCATCCCGTGCTGCTCGCCGACGAGATCAATCGCGCGCCGGCCAAGGTGCAGTCCGCCCTGCTCGAGGCGATGGGCGAACGCCAGGTCACGGTCGGGCGCCATACCTATCCGTTGCCGCCGTTGTTCCTGGTCATGGCGACGCAGAACCCGATCGAGCAGGAAGGCACGTTCCCGTTGCCGGAGGCACAGCTCGACCGCTTCCTGATGTACGTGCGCATCGGTTATCCCGAGGCCGAAACCGAAACCGAAATTCTGCGCCTCGCGCGCGAACGCGCGCGTGAGGCGATGCGGACCACCCACCCGACGCCAGCGCGCATGCCGCTGGCCGATGTGTTCGCCGCGCGCCAGGCCGTGCTCGACCTGCATGTCGCGCCCGCGCTGGAACGCTACCTCGTCGAACTCGTGCTCGCTTCGCGCACGCCGGCGCGCTACGACAAGCAACTGGCCGAGCGCATCGCCTGGGGCGCGAGCCCGCGTGGTTCGATCGCGCTGGAACGCTGCGCCCGCGCCCGTGCGTGGCTCGCCGGCCGCGACTACGTCACACCCGACGACGTGCGCGCCATCGCGCCCGACGTGCTGCGCCATCGCGTGTTGCCGAGCTACGAGGCGACCGCCGAAGGCTGGGACGGTGAGAAGCTCGTTGCGGAACTGCTGCGGCAGGTACCGCTGCCGTGA